One region of Bosea sp. 29B genomic DNA includes:
- a CDS encoding type II secretion system F family protein encodes MDYGQIAAAILAAVSAGGIAYALFYPRLSGQARAEQRRREFAAPAAIRAAADREAQSQARRGQVAQSLKDIENREKARHKVTIEGRIEQAGLSWSRKQYWLLGVVLGIVMAVVLLVTSGNWVMMLVGFLVGLLGLPRWYLTHLGKKRMLRFINEFPNALDVIVRGIKSGLPLNDCLRIIANEAQEPVKSEFRLIVEAQTLGLSLTDAATKLYERMPCAEANFFGIVLAIQQKTGGNLAETLANLSRVIRERRKMRDKIKAVSMEAKASAAIIGSLPPAVAGLVYVTSPGYMDALFYTNAGRIALVGCGIWMLIGVLVMRKMINFQI; translated from the coding sequence ATGGACTATGGCCAGATAGCCGCTGCCATCCTCGCCGCCGTCTCGGCGGGCGGTATCGCCTATGCCCTCTTCTATCCGAGGCTCAGCGGCCAGGCGCGCGCCGAGCAGCGTCGTCGTGAGTTCGCCGCCCCGGCCGCGATCCGGGCTGCGGCCGATCGCGAAGCGCAGAGCCAGGCCCGGCGCGGGCAGGTCGCGCAGAGCCTGAAGGACATCGAGAATCGCGAGAAGGCGCGCCACAAGGTCACCATCGAAGGCCGGATCGAACAGGCCGGGCTGTCCTGGTCGCGCAAGCAGTACTGGCTGCTTGGCGTCGTCCTGGGCATCGTCATGGCCGTCGTGCTTCTGGTCACCTCGGGCAACTGGGTCATGATGCTGGTCGGCTTTCTCGTTGGCCTGCTCGGGCTGCCGCGCTGGTATCTGACCCATCTCGGCAAGAAGCGGATGCTGCGCTTCATCAACGAATTCCCGAACGCGCTCGATGTCATCGTGCGCGGCATCAAATCGGGCCTGCCGCTGAACGACTGCCTGCGCATCATCGCCAACGAGGCCCAGGAGCCGGTCAAGTCCGAGTTCCGGCTGATCGTCGAGGCGCAGACGCTCGGCCTGTCGCTGACCGACGCCGCCACCAAGCTGTATGAGCGCATGCCCTGCGCGGAGGCCAATTTCTTCGGCATCGTCCTGGCGATCCAGCAGAAGACCGGCGGCAATCTCGCCGAGACCCTGGCCAACCTGTCGCGCGTGATCCGCGAGCGCCGCAAGATGCGCGACAAAATCAAGGCCGTGTCGATGGAGGCCAAGGCATCCGCCGCGATCATCGGCTCCTTGCCCCCTGCCGTCGCCGGCCTCGTCTATGTGACGAGCCCTGGCTACATGGACGCCCTCTTCTACACGAATGCGGGGCGTATTGCGCTGGTCGGCTGTGGCATCTGGATGCTGATCGGCGTGCTGGTCATGCGCAAGATGATCAACTTCCAGATCTGA
- a CDS encoding CpaF family protein yields MFGKRQATAPALAGAPSAAAPAPMRAAEQRPAAVEARRAPPPPVPAEMPRSDEYYQMKSMIFGALIEAIDLSQLAKLDGESAREEIRDIINEIISLKNVVLSIAEQEELLDDICNDVLGYGPLEPLLARDDIADIMVNGAGRTFIETGGKIQLTSIRFRDNAQLMNICQRIVSQVGRRVDESSPICDARLADGSRVNVIAPPLAIDGPALTIRKFKKDKLTLDQLMRFGAISPPGAEILKIIGRVRCNIVISGGTGSGKTTLLNCLTNYIEPDERVITCEDAAELQLQQPHVVRLETRPPNLEGSGAITMRDLVKNCLRMRPERIIVGEVRGPEAFDLLQAMNTGHDGSMGTLHANTPRECLSRIESMITMGGFSLPSKTLREMICSSIDVIIQAQRMRDGSRRITHITEVMGMEGDVIITQDLMLYDIIGEDPNGRLIGRHRSTGIGRPRLWERARYFGDEQRLAAALDQLEADGRVDA; encoded by the coding sequence ATGTTCGGCAAGCGACAGGCGACAGCCCCGGCTCTGGCAGGCGCGCCGAGCGCCGCGGCGCCAGCGCCGATGCGCGCGGCCGAGCAGCGACCGGCGGCCGTCGAGGCGCGGCGGGCGCCGCCGCCGCCGGTGCCGGCAGAAATGCCGAGGTCTGACGAATATTATCAGATGAAGAGCATGATCTTCGGTGCTCTCATTGAAGCGATCGATCTTTCGCAGCTGGCCAAGCTCGACGGCGAGTCGGCTCGCGAGGAAATCCGCGACATCATCAACGAGATCATCTCGTTGAAGAATGTCGTGCTCTCGATCGCCGAGCAGGAGGAGCTGCTCGACGACATCTGCAACGACGTGCTCGGCTATGGACCGTTGGAGCCGCTGCTGGCGCGCGACGATATCGCCGACATCATGGTCAATGGCGCCGGCCGGACCTTCATCGAGACCGGCGGCAAGATCCAGCTCACCAGCATCCGCTTTCGTGACAACGCGCAGCTGATGAATATCTGCCAGCGTATCGTCAGCCAGGTCGGCCGCCGTGTCGATGAATCCTCGCCGATCTGCGACGCGCGTCTCGCCGACGGCTCGCGCGTCAACGTGATCGCTCCGCCGCTCGCGATCGACGGGCCTGCCCTCACCATCCGCAAGTTCAAGAAAGACAAGCTGACGCTCGACCAGCTCATGCGTTTCGGCGCGATCTCGCCGCCTGGCGCAGAGATCCTGAAGATCATCGGGCGGGTCCGCTGCAACATCGTGATCTCGGGCGGTACCGGCTCGGGCAAGACGACGCTGCTCAATTGCCTGACCAACTATATCGAGCCCGACGAGCGCGTCATCACCTGCGAGGACGCCGCGGAGCTCCAGTTGCAGCAGCCGCATGTGGTGCGTCTCGAGACCCGCCCGCCCAACCTCGAAGGGTCGGGTGCGATCACGATGCGCGATCTCGTCAAGAACTGCCTGCGCATGCGGCCGGAGCGCATCATCGTCGGCGAGGTGCGCGGACCGGAGGCCTTCGACCTGCTCCAGGCGATGAACACCGGCCATGACGGCTCGATGGGCACGCTGCACGCCAATACGCCGCGCGAATGCTTGAGCCGTATCGAATCGATGATCACCATGGGCGGCTTCAGCCTGCCCTCGAAGACCCTGCGCGAGATGATCTGCTCCTCGATCGACGTGATCATCCAGGCGCAGCGCATGCGTGACGGTTCGCGCCGCATCACCCACATCACCGAGGTGATGGGCATGGAAGGCGACGTGATCATCACCCAGGACCTGATGCTCTACGACATCATCGGTGAGGACCCGAACGGCAGGTTGATCGGCCGGCATCGCTCGACCGGCATCGGTCGGCCGCGCCTGTGGGAGCGTGCGCGCTATTTCGGCGACGAGCAGCGGCTCGCCGCGGCGCTTGACCAGCTCGAGGCCGACGGCCGGGTCGACGCCTGA
- a CDS encoding CpaE family protein: MPGFEPETGGDEIIAPLPRVTLQAFCETQDVAAAMQAVTADRRMDKVQARVQMGGPAAAVEAFRGAPTPNVIVLETVSEPGALVANLDALSESCDPGTKVVVIGHVNDIQLYRELIRRGVSDYLVAPFGVLDLLRTLSELYATSGSATLGRTIAIVGAKGGVGSSTVAHNVAWAIARNLDASTVIADLDIAFGTAGLDFNQDPPQGVADAVFAPERLDANMLDRLLSRCSENLSLLAAPAMLDRTVDLGEDAFEHVFDLLRASVPCIVLDVPHLWTGWAKRALVGADEVAIVAAPELASLRNAKNLMDLLRAARPNDSMPRLILNQVGLPKRPEIEASEFAKAVGIEVMTSIPFDAQLFGTAANNGQMIAEVQPGSKVADAFVQIGTILTGRGEQKRSKRSLFEPLVAKLMRRKA, translated from the coding sequence ATGCCGGGATTCGAGCCGGAGACTGGCGGCGACGAGATCATCGCGCCATTGCCGCGCGTCACCTTGCAGGCCTTCTGCGAGACGCAGGACGTCGCTGCGGCGATGCAGGCGGTGACCGCCGACCGGCGCATGGACAAGGTCCAGGCGCGCGTCCAGATGGGCGGCCCGGCGGCGGCAGTCGAGGCGTTTCGGGGTGCCCCGACGCCGAATGTGATCGTGCTCGAGACCGTCAGCGAACCGGGCGCGCTGGTCGCCAATCTCGACGCGCTTTCCGAGAGCTGCGACCCCGGCACCAAGGTCGTCGTCATCGGCCACGTCAACGACATCCAGCTTTATCGCGAGCTGATCCGGCGCGGCGTCAGCGACTATCTGGTCGCTCCGTTCGGGGTCCTCGACCTGCTGCGCACCCTGTCCGAACTCTATGCGACGTCGGGTTCGGCGACGCTCGGGCGCACCATCGCCATTGTCGGCGCCAAGGGCGGTGTCGGCTCCTCGACCGTCGCGCACAACGTCGCCTGGGCGATCGCCCGCAATCTCGACGCCTCGACGGTGATCGCCGATCTCGACATCGCCTTCGGCACCGCCGGGCTGGATTTCAACCAGGATCCACCCCAGGGGGTCGCCGACGCCGTGTTCGCGCCGGAGCGACTCGACGCCAACATGCTCGATCGGCTCCTGTCGCGCTGCAGCGAGAATCTCTCCCTGCTCGCAGCTCCGGCGATGCTCGACCGCACCGTCGATCTCGGCGAGGACGCGTTCGAGCACGTGTTCGACCTGCTTCGGGCCAGCGTCCCCTGCATCGTGCTCGACGTGCCGCATCTGTGGACAGGCTGGGCCAAGCGGGCGCTGGTCGGCGCCGACGAGGTCGCGATCGTCGCTGCCCCCGAGCTCGCCTCGCTGCGCAACGCCAAGAATCTGATGGACTTGTTGCGTGCCGCCCGGCCGAACGATTCCATGCCCCGCCTGATCCTCAACCAGGTCGGCTTGCCCAAGCGGCCGGAGATCGAGGCGAGCGAATTCGCCAAGGCGGTCGGGATCGAGGTGATGACGTCGATCCCCTTCGATGCCCAGCTCTTCGGCACCGCGGCCAATAACGGCCAGATGATCGCCGAGGTTCAGCCGGGCAGCAAGGTGGCGGACGCCTTCGTGCAGATCGGGACGATTCTCACCGGCCGCGGCGAGCAGAAGCGCAGCAAGCGCAGCCTGTTCGAGCCACTGGTGGCCAAGTTGATGCGTCGGAAGGCCTAA
- a CDS encoding type II secretion system F family protein, with translation MLALLIENITDLRILLALVGGVAVAVTIMTVAAPLLEGNVLGKRMKSVASERDKIRARERDRLARQVDKVSLRQEPKAFMRNIVERFKLGDWLGTETAKRQLVMAGFRGQQAEVGFLFFRLVTPIGLFLFALFYLFVLNDLGQTVIVRAGIVIGAAYVGIKAPEIYLSNTMAKRQLSMRQAFPDALDLMLICVESGMSIELAFRKVSTEIGSQSVSLAEEFALCTAELSYLSERRQAYENLAVRTGLESVKSVCTALIQAERYGTPLGTALRTLAQESRDQRMNEAEKKAAALPPKLTVPMIMFFLPVLFVVIMTPAVLKALRAF, from the coding sequence ATGCTCGCGCTCCTGATCGAGAACATCACCGACCTGAGGATCCTGCTCGCGCTGGTCGGCGGGGTGGCCGTGGCCGTCACGATCATGACCGTGGCGGCGCCCCTGCTCGAAGGCAACGTCCTCGGCAAGCGCATGAAATCCGTCGCCTCCGAACGCGACAAGATCCGCGCCCGGGAGCGCGACCGGCTGGCGCGCCAGGTGGACAAGGTCTCGCTCCGCCAGGAGCCGAAGGCGTTCATGCGAAATATCGTCGAGCGCTTCAAACTCGGCGATTGGCTGGGGACCGAGACCGCCAAGCGGCAGCTCGTCATGGCCGGCTTCCGCGGTCAGCAGGCCGAGGTCGGCTTCCTCTTCTTCAGGCTGGTCACCCCGATCGGCCTCTTCCTGTTCGCGCTGTTCTACCTGTTCGTGCTCAACGATCTCGGCCAGACCGTTATCGTACGGGCAGGGATCGTGATCGGCGCCGCCTATGTCGGCATCAAGGCACCAGAAATCTACCTGTCCAACACGATGGCCAAGCGCCAGTTGTCGATGCGGCAAGCTTTTCCGGATGCGCTCGACCTGATGCTGATCTGCGTGGAATCGGGCATGTCGATCGAGCTCGCCTTCCGCAAGGTCTCGACCGAGATCGGCAGCCAATCGGTGTCGCTGGCCGAGGAGTTCGCGCTCTGCACGGCCGAGCTCTCCTATCTCTCCGAACGTCGGCAGGCCTATGAGAACCTCGCGGTGCGCACAGGTCTGGAATCGGTGAAGTCGGTCTGCACCGCGCTGATCCAGGCCGAGCGCTACGGCACGCCGCTTGGCACCGCCTTGCGCACGCTGGCGCAGGAGAGCCGCGATCAGAGGATGAACGAGGCCGAGAAGAAGGCGGCAGCCCTGCCGCCGAAGCTGACCGTGCCGATGATCATGTTCTTCCTGCCGGTGCTCTTCGTGGTGATCATGACCCCGGCGGTGCTGAAGGCCCTCAGGGCCTTCTGA
- a CDS encoding tetratricopeptide repeat protein has protein sequence MSIRIRALRFGHLAAASALCLALGACQMRGGPGDVTGSIGTRQTQPRTEAQWRSEEADWGKRYDANQKDRNAAFFYARALRALDKNAQALAVLEGAVIIHADDQELLGAYGRSLADNGRLKQADDVLGRAHSPEKPDWRILSAQGTVADQLGEHDRAQQLYSAALKLVPNEPTVMSNLGLSLALSKRLPDAERILREAATVPGADGRVRQNLVLVLGLQGRFQEAEQLARQDMGPAEASATIAYLRRSVSQPNSWEMLRGKAKPAARTAAPEKAPQPTG, from the coding sequence ATGTCCATCCGCATCCGCGCCCTCCGTTTCGGCCATCTCGCCGCGGCTTCGGCCCTCTGCCTCGCGCTCGGCGCCTGCCAGATGCGCGGCGGCCCCGGCGACGTCACCGGCTCGATCGGCACCCGGCAGACGCAGCCACGCACCGAAGCGCAATGGCGCAGCGAAGAGGCCGATTGGGGCAAGCGCTACGATGCGAACCAGAAGGACCGCAACGCCGCCTTCTTCTATGCCCGCGCGCTGCGCGCGCTCGACAAGAACGCCCAGGCGCTCGCCGTCCTGGAAGGCGCCGTGATCATCCATGCAGACGATCAGGAATTGCTCGGCGCCTATGGCCGCTCGCTCGCCGATAATGGCCGCCTGAAGCAGGCGGACGACGTGCTCGGCCGCGCCCATTCGCCGGAGAAGCCGGATTGGCGCATCCTGTCGGCGCAAGGCACCGTCGCCGACCAGCTCGGCGAGCACGATCGCGCGCAGCAGCTCTACTCGGCGGCATTGAAGCTCGTGCCGAACGAGCCGACGGTGATGTCCAATCTCGGCCTGTCGCTCGCCTTGTCGAAGCGCCTGCCCGACGCCGAGCGCATATTGCGCGAAGCGGCGACGGTGCCGGGCGCTGACGGCAGGGTGCGCCAGAACCTCGTCCTGGTGCTCGGCCTGCAAGGGCGCTTCCAGGAAGCCGAACAGCTCGCCCGCCAGGACATGGGCCCGGCCGAAGCCTCCGCGACGATCGCCTATCTGCGCCGCTCGGTCAGCCAGCCCAACAGCTGGGAGATGCTGCGCGGCAAGGCCAAGCCGGCCGCCCGCACGGCGGCACCCGAAAAGGCGCCCCAGCCGACCGGCTGA